From one Esox lucius isolate fEsoLuc1 chromosome 11, fEsoLuc1.pri, whole genome shotgun sequence genomic stretch:
- the LOC105012892 gene encoding SEC14-like protein 1 has translation MVQQYQSPVRVYKHPFELIMAAYVRRFPNCPLIPIFVDSEVVKEEHSDDGAIVFTERRCKVEADAPRLFKRMAGVDYLYFIQKNTLNRRTRTLHIEVVNESFSNRVIVHEICNYTVHPENEEWTCFEQTASLDIKSFFGFENAAEKLAMKQYANSIKKGKEIIEYYLKELEEEGVTHVPRWSPPQASPPTAMLQLPLASADVALVPTAKETHSRKDPASLTEPQTASPDDKLDADYIRRYLGDLTPLQESCLIRLRQWLQETHKGKIPKDQHVLRFLRARDFNLEKAREILCQSLTWRKQHQVDFLLDSWERPQLLQDYYTGGWHHHDRDGRPLYILRLGQMDTKGLVRALGEENLLRQVMSINEEGLRRCEENTRVFGRPISCWTCLVDLEGLNMRHLWRPGVKALLRIIEVVEANYPETLGRLLILRAPRVFPVLWTLVSPFIDENTRNKFLVYAGNDYQGPGGLVDYIDKEVIPDFLGGDCLCEIPEGGTVPKSLYRTAEELESEELRLWTDAIYKSASVFKGAPHELLIEISEPSSVITWDFDVCKGDVVFNIYHSRRVPQPPKKEILGAHGSLTSPAANNVQLIDRSWVLGQDYSIVETALTCKEGESVQGSHVTRWPGFYILQWRFHSSPACSASSLPRVDDVLASLQVSSHKCKVMFYTEVLGSHDFRGSMTSLESSHSGFSQLSAATTSSSQSQSSSTVSRKTSAVPTHLPMLT, from the exons ATGGTGCAGCAATACCAGTCACCCGTACGGGTTTACAAACACCCCTTTGAGTTGATAATGGCT GCCTATGTACGGAGGTTTCCAAACTGCCCTTTGATCCCGATCTTTGTGGACAGTGAGGTTGTCAAAGAGGAGCACAGTGATGACGGAGCCATCGTGTTCACCGAGAGACGCTGTAAGGTGGAAGCCGACGCCCCCCGGCTCTTCAAAAGG ATGGCTGGTGTGGACTACCTGTACTTCATCCAGAAGAACACACTGAACCGCAGGACGAGGACACTGCACATTGAGGTCGTCAATGAGAGCTTCTCCAACAGAGTCATCGTCCATGAGATCTGCAACTACACC GTTCACCCGGAGAATGAGGAGTGGACGTGCTTTGAACAGACAGCCAGTCTGGACATCAAGTCCTTCTTTGGCTTCGAGAATGCAGCTGAGAAGCTGGCCATGAAGCAGTACGCCAACAGTATTAAAaag GGCAAAGAGATCATAGAGTATTAcctgaaggagctggaggaggagggggtgaCCCACGTCCCCCGCTGGAGTCCCCCTCAGGCCTCCCCTCCCACTGCCATGCTCCAGCTGCCACTCGCCAGTGCCGATGTCGCCCTTGTGCCCACTGCCAAGGAGACCCACAGCAGAAAGGACCCTGCCAGCCTCACCGAACCACAGACGGCCTCCCCAGACG ATAAGTTGGATGCTGACTACATCAGGCGTTACCTGGGAGACCTGACGCCGCTGCAGGAGAGCTGTCTGATAAGACTACGGCAGTGGCTGCAGGAGACACACAAGGGCAAG ATACCTAAGGACCAGCACGTGCTGCGTTTCCTGCGGGCCCGAGACTTTAACCTGGAGAAGGCCCGGGAGATCCTGTGTCAGTCCCTCACCTGGAGGAAGCAGCACCAGGTGGACTTCCTGCTAGACTCCTGGGAGAGACCTCAGCTGTTACAGGACTATTACACTGGGGGCTGGCACCACCACGACAGAG ATGGTCGTCCTCTGTACATTTTGCGACTTGGACAGATGGACACCAAGGGTTTGGTGCGTGCCTTGGGCGAGGAGAACCTTCTAAGACAA GTCATGTCCATCAACGAGGAGGGCCTGAGACGTTGTGAAGAGAACACCAGAGTATTCGGCCGACCCATCAG CTGCTGGACGTGCCTGGTGGACCTGGAGGGGCTGAACATGCGTCACCTGTGGCGGCCGGGTGTTAAAGCCCTGCTGAGGATCATTGAGGTGGTGGAGGCCAACTACCCAGAGACCCTGGGGCGCCTGCTCATACTGAGGGCCCCGCGGGTCTTTCCTGTGCTGTGGACACTG GTCAGCCCATTCATTGACGAGAATACCAGGAATAAGTTCCTTGTGTACGCTGGAAACGATTATCAGGGCCCCGGTGGTCTGGTGGACTACATCGACAAAGAGGTCATCCCTGACTTCCTGGGAGGCGACTGCCTG TGTGAGATACCTGAGGGAGGAACCGTCCCGAAGTCTCTATATAGGACGGCAGAAGAGCTGGAGAGTGAAGAGCTTCGCCTGTGGACAGACGCCATCTATAAGAGTGCCAGTGTATTCAAGGGGGCCCCACATGAG CTGCTGATCGAAATCTCCGAGCCGTCATCCGTGATCACCTGGGACTTTGACGTGTGCAAAGGGGACGTGGTCTTCAACATCTACCACTCCAGGAGGGTGCCCCAGCCCCCCAAGAAGGAGATCCTCGGGGCCCACGGCAGCCTTACGTCGCCAGCCGCCAACAACGTGCAGCTGATCGACCGGTCGTGGGTTCTGGGCCAGGACTACAGCATAGTGGAGACAGCACTCACCTGCAAGGAGGGAGAAAGTGTCCAG GGTTCCCATGTGACCCGGTGGCCCGGGTTCTACATCCTCCAGTGGCGCTTCCACTCGTCCCCGGCCTGCTCTGCCTCCAGCCTGCCCCGGGTAGACGACGTGCTGGCCTCCCTGCAGGTCTCCTCCCACAAGTGTAAGGTCATGTTCTACACGGAGGTGCTGGGCTCCCACGACTTCAG GGGCTCTATGACCAGTCTGGAGTCGAGTCACAGCGGCTTCTCCCAGCTGAGTGCCGCCACCACATCCTCTAGCCAATCACAGTCCAGCTCCACCGTATCAAG AAAAACCAGTGCTGTGCCCACACACCTGCCAATGCTGACTTAA